In Nostoc edaphicum CCNP1411, the sequence CGATCGCTAGGCGTAATCACGTTAGCTGCTAAAGCAACCAAAAAAGCCACACCCCCAATCACCATCCAAGATTTAATCATGACCGTTAGTCCTTTATAAGCGCTATCTATCGCTTAATATCACTCTTTATAGTGTGATTTTGTCAATTTAATTGCTAATTCTTCATCGTCCCTGAGTTTGAAACCTTTAAATCGTTTGGCAGGATTTTAAATATGATGAGTTGGTAGTAAGCACTTCAGTGCTTAAAAATCCAGGACTAAAGTCCTTACTACGAACTTATTCACCCCTCGTAACTAATGAGGCAGACTACTAGGGACTGGAAAACAAATCTTATCCTAATGCCCAATCCCCAATCCCCAATCCCCAATGCTCATTAAAATTTTATTCCCCAAGATTTTGAGATGATTATGTCTAAGGGTGGGGGTATGGGCTGAACCGTAGAAATATTCTTGGCAGTAGGGGGATTAAGGTAATTAGATTTAATGGTAATTGATATGCAAATAGAATCAGAAGCGCGATCGCTACCACCAGAAACACGAGGAATTGGTAATACTATTCGCCTTACAGGCTGGATTACTTTGTGGTCACAATTGGCAATTGGAGTAGTTTCGGTCTTTGCTTTGTTGTTTGCCTTGACTGGCCGTCGTTTTGTTCAGCAACAGAATGTCGGTCTTAGCATTGGCATATTTTGGGCCGTATGCGGAATTGTACTGTTGTTATTCAGTCTCTATTGGGATTTTCGTTACACTCGCATAGGCAAAGCTCTAGAAAATCACAATCCAGCTTTGCATCCTAGTAAGCCAGATACAACTAAAATCCTTCGTTTGGGGATAATTGTGGGTTTAGTAGGAATATTATTAACTCTCTTAGGTGCTAGTTCAACGATGTTCGTGCTAATGGCAAAATCTATATCCCAAACTCCAGGAGTGGCAATCAGCGACCCCTACAGGATTATTCGACCGATGGATGTTTTTGTGGCTGTGGCAGATATCACTGGGATTGCTGCTCACTTTGTGGGTACTGTCGCATCGTTATGGTTGTTAGAACGAGTGCATCAACACTAGTATCTCTTTGGATAATTCGTAATTTTGAACTCGGTTAATGAGTCTTTGAATTTCGTGATTGAGAATCAGAATTTCAGGGAAAGGGGCGATATGAGAAAATTAAAAGGTAGGGGTGAACCACTGTTCAGAGATATCAACTTAACCTACAAGCCAGTCTAGGCAAAGCTTTGATAAATTATTTTGTTCCCAGCTTATGACTGGGAATGTCTATTCTAATGATTTGAATTTTTATCTAAAGATACAATTTCAAGACAAAATATTATTACTTATGACAGTTACTTTAAATCATCCTAATGAGTGAAAGTAAATATGCTTAATAACTGAGGTTCAAAGCATGGACTCAACAGGTAAGGTTCAAACTGTGGATTCGTCCTGGTCTCTTCCACTGCCGTTGAAAGAGTATGCAATGAGCCGAGTAACTGTCTACTTTTATAGCGACAGATGGGTTCCGATTA encodes:
- a CDS encoding DUF3611 family protein, translating into MQIESEARSLPPETRGIGNTIRLTGWITLWSQLAIGVVSVFALLFALTGRRFVQQQNVGLSIGIFWAVCGIVLLLFSLYWDFRYTRIGKALENHNPALHPSKPDTTKILRLGIIVGLVGILLTLLGASSTMFVLMAKSISQTPGVAISDPYRIIRPMDVFVAVADITGIAAHFVGTVASLWLLERVHQH